The DNA window GGATATTGCTGAGGTCCCGGGCGCGCTTGTCCGGCGGGCAAGCGGTCAGGGTCAACGCGAGGCGGGTACCCGGCGGGGTGCGTGGGTGCCCGTAGTCGCGAATGCGGTCACGTACGGCCCGGCGGTAGGCTCTCCCCTCCCGGCTGAGCAGCACGCGCGCCTGTGGCCCCTCGGCGGTCTTCACTACGGTCGCCCGCCAGATGCTGTTGAGGGAGGGCGGCCAGGGCAGCGTGAAGGTCCGGGCGCCGGGGACGACGTGGGCGAGGTTGAGCGGCGCGGGCTGAGTCCGTGCACTCAGCACAGGAACAGCGCTGTGACGCAGCTCCGCAGATGGACGATTTTCCGGGGCAGTTCGGTCCCCCTCATCCAGTCCCAGCGTCCGGCGGGTGGCCTCGCGCACGGCCAGGTCGGGAATGCGCGAGAGGTACGTCTCGGCGTGCTGGCGGGTCGGGAAGGGGTTCATGCCGTTCTCCTCCGGGCCAGTAAGATCTCGTCATGACGCAACGCAACCCCAGGATGCAAAGCCCACCGGTGTTGGTATGGGCGGGACTGGCGTTGTTGCTTATCGGCGCCCTGCTGGGCACGCCGCCGACATTCACGGGGCAAGCTGTAAAAACGTTTCTGATGGTGGCAGGGCAACTGTTGTTGCTGGGCACGATGTTGTTTGAGGGGCGGCGTGCTGGCAGGGTGACGCCCCCTGTCCTGATGATCCTGGTGGTGGTGCTGATCGCGAGTACAAGCTTGCAACTGTGGACGTTGTGGGATGCGTGGCATGCGGAGTTGATGGATCGCCAACGCGGGTTGTAGGGGTGGCAAACCGGTCATCCCTTGACTTCCTCCACCAGATTCAGCACGGCCTTCTTCAGGTACGGTGCCCGCTCGCCGAACACGAGGGTGTTGCCGCTGCTCACGTTCCGCACGAGGGCCTGCGCCTGTGGGTTCCCGCTCTCGTCCCGGAACACCCGGATCACCAGCTCTTGGTCGTCGGTGAGGTGCTGCTGGGCGTAGGTCATGCACCAGTCCGCCCACCCACCCCGCCCGGTGCTGGCGTTGGCTTGCAGGCTCTCCTGAATGTGCTGCTGCTGGCGCTGCATCCGCTCGTGCGTCCCGGTCGTCACGTTCTCAGCCAGCGCCGCGGCCCGCTGCTCCCCAGTCAGGGCACTGAAGGGCACTTCGGCGCCCGTGTCCGGGTGCGCGACGGTCCCGTGCGCGTCGATGGCCGCCGCCACCTCTGCCGCTGCGCGCACCTGCGAGGTTGAGGGCCGGTCGCTGCCCGTCGCGGCCTTCAGGTAGGTAGCGACGGCCACCTGAAGCTCAGGCTCCAGGCCAGAGACCACCTTCGCGGCTTCCTTCAACTCGCGGGCCAGGGGGGTGACACGGAGGCTGATGGAGCCGCGCTGATACTCGGGTCGGGCCAGGGCGCCCCGCAGCTCCCGGGTCGTGTTCGCGGTGAGCCGCAAAAATCCCTCGATCTCAGTCGAGGACGCGACCACGGCAAGGTCGGGGGGAACGAACTGCACCTCCAAGCGGCGACGCTGGGTTTCCCGCAGGTAGGCTTCCAGCACGGGCAGAGGAGCGCGAGTGAAGCGTACCCGCGCCTTCGCCTTCTCGTTCACGCCCACACTTTCGTTCCTTTGAAGGTAGAGTGCGACCACGCTGAACGCCAGTTGGAGGAAACGCTCCAGGCTGAGCCCGTAGGTGTGCTGCAACTCGGCGTTCATGTCGAACGACAACCCGGCGTTGTTGACCGCCTGCTGAATCTCAGCCGAGTGCTCGCGGGGAATAACAGCCATCAGCGCGTAATTCCGGGCGAGGCGCGATAAAATTTCTCCGCTAGTCTGGGCTGGAAACTGCCTATTTGCCACTGGAGCGAAGAATTTGATCTCCAATTCCTCGGGAGTGGACACCGCCGAGATGTCGCCGGAACCAAGCACATTCGTCAGGGCGTTGTGCGTGC is part of the Deinococcus apachensis DSM 19763 genome and encodes:
- a CDS encoding RusA family crossover junction endodeoxyribonuclease, yielding MNPFPTRQHAETYLSRIPDLAVREATRRTLGLDEGDRTAPENRPSAELRHSAVPVLSARTQPAPLNLAHVVPGARTFTLPWPPSLNSIWRATVVKTAEGPQARVLLSREGRAYRRAVRDRIRDYGHPRTPPGTRLALTLTACPPDKRARDLSNIPKALEDALTHAQVWADDSLIDELIVRRGEVCPRGRMVVQIVPLGSTLF